In a genomic window of Physeter macrocephalus isolate SW-GA chromosome 14, ASM283717v5, whole genome shotgun sequence:
- the DDX5 gene encoding probable ATP-dependent RNA helicase DDX5 isoform X1 — protein MSGYSSDRDRGRDRGFGAPRFGGSRAGPLSGKKFGNPGEKLVKKKWNLDELPKFEKNFYQEHPDLARRTAQEVETYRRSKEITVRGHNCPKPVLNFYEANFPANVMDVIARQNFTEPTAIQAQGWPVALSGLDMVGVAQTGSGKTLSYLLPAIVHINHQPFLERGDGPICLVLAPTRELAQQVQQVAAEYCRACRLKSTCIYGGAPKGPQIRDLERGVEICIATPGRLIDFLECGKTNLRRTTYLVLDEADRMLDMGFEPQIRKIVDQIRPDRQTLMWSATWPKEVRQLAEDFLKDYIHINIGALELSANHNILQIVDVCHDVEKDEKLIRLMEEIMSEKENKTIVFVETKRRCDELTRKMRRDGWPAMGIHGDKSQQERDWVLNEFKHGKAPILIATDVASRGLDVEDVKFVINYDYPNSSEDYIHRIGRTARSTKTGTAYTFFTPNNIKQVSDLISVLREANQAINPKLLQLVEDRGSGRSRGRGGMKDDRRDRYSAGKRGGFNTFRDRENYDRGYSSLLKRDFGAKTQNGVYSAANYTNGSFGSNFVSAGIQTSFRTGNPTGTYQNGYDSTQQYGSNVPNMHNGMNQQAYAYPATAAAPMIGYPMPTGYSQ, from the exons ATGTCGGGTTATTCGAGTGACCGAGACCGCGGCCGGGATCGAGG gtttgGTGCCCCTCGATTTGGAGGAAGTAGGGCAGGGCCCTTATCTGGCAAGAAGTTTGGAAACCCTGGGGAGAAACTGGTTAAAAAGAAGTGGAATCTTGATGAGCTGCCCAAATTTGAGAAGAATTTTTATCAGGAACACCCTGATTTGGCTAGGCGTACAGCA CAAGAGGTAGAGACATACAGAAGAAGCAAGGAAATTACAGTCAGAGGTCACAACTGTCCAAAGCCAGTCCTGAATTTTTATGAAGCAAATTTCCCTG CAAACGTCATGGATGTGATTGCAAGGCAGAACTTTACTGAACCCACAGCTATTCAAGCTCAGGGATGGCCAGTTGCTCTAAGTGGATTGGATATGGTTGGGGTAGCACAAACTGGATCTGGGAAGACGTTGTCT TATTTGCTGCCTGCCATTGTCCACATCAATCATCAGCCATTTCTAGAGAGAGGTGATGGGCCTATT TGCTTGGTGCTGGCACCAACTCGGGAACTGGCCCAACAGGTACAGCAAGTAGCTGCTGAATACTGTAGAGCATGTCGCTTGAAGTCCACTTGTATTTATGGTGGTGCTCCCAAGGGACCACAGATACGTGATTTGGAGAGAG GTGTGGAAATCTGTATTGCAACACCTGGAAGACTGATTGACTTTTTAGAATGTGGGAAAACCAATCTAAGAAGAACCACCTACCTTGTCCTTGATGAAGCAGATAGAATGCTTGATATGGGATTCGAACCCCAAATAAGGAAGATTGTGGATCAGATAAGA CCTGATAGGCAAACCCTAATGTGGAGTGCTACTTGGCCAAAAGAAGTAAGACAGCTTGCTGAAGATTTCTTGAAAGACTATATTCATATAAACATTGGTGCACTAGAACTGAGTGCAAATCACAACATTCTTCAGATCGTGGATGTGTGTCATGACGTAGAAAAGGATGAAAA gCTTATTCGTTTAATGGAAGAGATCATGAGTGAGAAGGAGAATAAAACCATTGTTTTTGTTGAAACCAAAAGAAGATGTGATGAACTCACTAGAAAAATGAGGAGAGATGG GTGGCCTGCCATGGGTATCCATGGTGACAAGAGTCAACAGGAACGTGACTGGGTTCTAAATG aattcAAACATGGAAAGGCTCCTATTCTGATTGCTACAGATGTGGCCTCCAGAGGGCTAG ATGTGGAAGATGTGAAATTTGTCATCAATTATGACTACCCTAACTCCTCAGAGGATTATATTCATCGAATTGGAAGAACTGCTCGCAGTACCAAAACAGGCACAGCATACACTTTCTTTACACCTAATAACATAAAGCAAGTGAGCGACCTTATCTCTGTGCTTCGTGAAGCTAATCAAGCAATTAATCCCAAATTGCTTCAGTTGGTCGAAGACAGAGGTTCAG GTCGTTCCAGGGGTAGAGGAGGCATGAAGGATGACCGTCGGGACAGATACTCTGCGGGCAAAAGGGGTGGATTTAATACATTTAGAGACAGGGAAAATTATGACCGAGGTTACTCTAGTTTGCTTAAGAGAGATTTTGGGGCAAAAACTCAAAACGGTGTTTACAGTGCTGCAAATTACACCAATGGGAGCTTTGGAAGTAATTTTGTGTCTGCTGGTATACAGACCAGTTTTAGGACTGGTAATCCAACAGGGACTTACCAGAATGGTTATGATAGCACTCAGCAATATGGAAGTAATGTTCCAAATATGCACAATGGTATGAATCAACAGGCATATGCATATCCTGCTACTGCAGCTGCGCCTATGATTGGTTATCCAATGCCAACAGGATATTCTCAATAA
- the DDX5 gene encoding probable ATP-dependent RNA helicase DDX5 isoform X3, protein MSGYSSDRDRGRDRGFGAPRFGGSRAGPLSGKKFGNPGEKLVKKKWNLDELPKFEKNFYQEHPDLARRTAQEVETYRRSKEITVRGHNCPKPVLNFYEANFPANVMDVIARQNFTEPTAIQAQGWPVALSGLDMVGVAQTGSGKTLSYLLPAIVHINHQPFLERGDGPICLVLAPTRELAQQVQQVAAEYCRACRLKSTCIYGGAPKGPQIRDLERGVEICIATPGRLIDFLECGKTNLRRTTYLVLDEADRMLDMGFEPQIRKIVDQIRPDRQTLMWSATWPKEVRQLAEDFLKDYIHINIGALELSANHNILQIVDVCHDVEKDEKLIRLMEEIMSEKENKTIVFVETKRRCDELTRKMRRDGWPAMGIHGDKSQQERDWVLNEFKHGKAPILIATDVASRGLGRSRGRGGMKDDRRDRYSAGKRGGFNTFRDRENYDRGYSSLLKRDFGAKTQNGVYSAANYTNGSFGSNFVSAGIQTSFRTGNPTGTYQNGYDSTQQYGSNVPNMHNGMNQQAYAYPATAAAPMIGYPMPTGYSQ, encoded by the exons ATGTCGGGTTATTCGAGTGACCGAGACCGCGGCCGGGATCGAGG gtttgGTGCCCCTCGATTTGGAGGAAGTAGGGCAGGGCCCTTATCTGGCAAGAAGTTTGGAAACCCTGGGGAGAAACTGGTTAAAAAGAAGTGGAATCTTGATGAGCTGCCCAAATTTGAGAAGAATTTTTATCAGGAACACCCTGATTTGGCTAGGCGTACAGCA CAAGAGGTAGAGACATACAGAAGAAGCAAGGAAATTACAGTCAGAGGTCACAACTGTCCAAAGCCAGTCCTGAATTTTTATGAAGCAAATTTCCCTG CAAACGTCATGGATGTGATTGCAAGGCAGAACTTTACTGAACCCACAGCTATTCAAGCTCAGGGATGGCCAGTTGCTCTAAGTGGATTGGATATGGTTGGGGTAGCACAAACTGGATCTGGGAAGACGTTGTCT TATTTGCTGCCTGCCATTGTCCACATCAATCATCAGCCATTTCTAGAGAGAGGTGATGGGCCTATT TGCTTGGTGCTGGCACCAACTCGGGAACTGGCCCAACAGGTACAGCAAGTAGCTGCTGAATACTGTAGAGCATGTCGCTTGAAGTCCACTTGTATTTATGGTGGTGCTCCCAAGGGACCACAGATACGTGATTTGGAGAGAG GTGTGGAAATCTGTATTGCAACACCTGGAAGACTGATTGACTTTTTAGAATGTGGGAAAACCAATCTAAGAAGAACCACCTACCTTGTCCTTGATGAAGCAGATAGAATGCTTGATATGGGATTCGAACCCCAAATAAGGAAGATTGTGGATCAGATAAGA CCTGATAGGCAAACCCTAATGTGGAGTGCTACTTGGCCAAAAGAAGTAAGACAGCTTGCTGAAGATTTCTTGAAAGACTATATTCATATAAACATTGGTGCACTAGAACTGAGTGCAAATCACAACATTCTTCAGATCGTGGATGTGTGTCATGACGTAGAAAAGGATGAAAA gCTTATTCGTTTAATGGAAGAGATCATGAGTGAGAAGGAGAATAAAACCATTGTTTTTGTTGAAACCAAAAGAAGATGTGATGAACTCACTAGAAAAATGAGGAGAGATGG GTGGCCTGCCATGGGTATCCATGGTGACAAGAGTCAACAGGAACGTGACTGGGTTCTAAATG aattcAAACATGGAAAGGCTCCTATTCTGATTGCTACAGATGTGGCCTCCAGAGGGCTAG GTCGTTCCAGGGGTAGAGGAGGCATGAAGGATGACCGTCGGGACAGATACTCTGCGGGCAAAAGGGGTGGATTTAATACATTTAGAGACAGGGAAAATTATGACCGAGGTTACTCTAGTTTGCTTAAGAGAGATTTTGGGGCAAAAACTCAAAACGGTGTTTACAGTGCTGCAAATTACACCAATGGGAGCTTTGGAAGTAATTTTGTGTCTGCTGGTATACAGACCAGTTTTAGGACTGGTAATCCAACAGGGACTTACCAGAATGGTTATGATAGCACTCAGCAATATGGAAGTAATGTTCCAAATATGCACAATGGTATGAATCAACAGGCATATGCATATCCTGCTACTGCAGCTGCGCCTATGATTGGTTATCCAATGCCAACAGGATATTCTCAATAA
- the DDX5 gene encoding probable ATP-dependent RNA helicase DDX5 isoform X2 — protein sequence MSGYSSDRDRGRDRGFGAPRFGGSRAGPLSGKKFGNPGEKLVKKKWNLDELPKFEKNFYQEHPDLARRTAQEVETYRRSKEITVRGHNCPKPVLNFYEANFPANVMDVIARQNFTEPTAIQAQGWPVALSGLDMVGVAQTGSGKTLSYLLPAIVHINHQPFLERGDGPICLVLAPTRELAQQVQQVAAEYCRACRLKSTCIYGGAPKGPQIRDLERGVEICIATPGRLIDFLECGKTNLRRTTYLVLDEADRMLDMGFEPQIRKIVDQIRPDRQTLMWSATWPKEVRQLAEDFLKDYIHINIGALELSANHNILQIVDVCHDVEKDEKLIRLMEEIMSEKENKTIVFVETKRRCDELTRKMRRDGWPAMGIHGDKSQQERDWVLNEFKHGKAPILIATDVASRGLDVEDVKFVINYDYPNSSEDYIHRIGRTARSTKTGRSRGRGGMKDDRRDRYSAGKRGGFNTFRDRENYDRGYSSLLKRDFGAKTQNGVYSAANYTNGSFGSNFVSAGIQTSFRTGNPTGTYQNGYDSTQQYGSNVPNMHNGMNQQAYAYPATAAAPMIGYPMPTGYSQ from the exons ATGTCGGGTTATTCGAGTGACCGAGACCGCGGCCGGGATCGAGG gtttgGTGCCCCTCGATTTGGAGGAAGTAGGGCAGGGCCCTTATCTGGCAAGAAGTTTGGAAACCCTGGGGAGAAACTGGTTAAAAAGAAGTGGAATCTTGATGAGCTGCCCAAATTTGAGAAGAATTTTTATCAGGAACACCCTGATTTGGCTAGGCGTACAGCA CAAGAGGTAGAGACATACAGAAGAAGCAAGGAAATTACAGTCAGAGGTCACAACTGTCCAAAGCCAGTCCTGAATTTTTATGAAGCAAATTTCCCTG CAAACGTCATGGATGTGATTGCAAGGCAGAACTTTACTGAACCCACAGCTATTCAAGCTCAGGGATGGCCAGTTGCTCTAAGTGGATTGGATATGGTTGGGGTAGCACAAACTGGATCTGGGAAGACGTTGTCT TATTTGCTGCCTGCCATTGTCCACATCAATCATCAGCCATTTCTAGAGAGAGGTGATGGGCCTATT TGCTTGGTGCTGGCACCAACTCGGGAACTGGCCCAACAGGTACAGCAAGTAGCTGCTGAATACTGTAGAGCATGTCGCTTGAAGTCCACTTGTATTTATGGTGGTGCTCCCAAGGGACCACAGATACGTGATTTGGAGAGAG GTGTGGAAATCTGTATTGCAACACCTGGAAGACTGATTGACTTTTTAGAATGTGGGAAAACCAATCTAAGAAGAACCACCTACCTTGTCCTTGATGAAGCAGATAGAATGCTTGATATGGGATTCGAACCCCAAATAAGGAAGATTGTGGATCAGATAAGA CCTGATAGGCAAACCCTAATGTGGAGTGCTACTTGGCCAAAAGAAGTAAGACAGCTTGCTGAAGATTTCTTGAAAGACTATATTCATATAAACATTGGTGCACTAGAACTGAGTGCAAATCACAACATTCTTCAGATCGTGGATGTGTGTCATGACGTAGAAAAGGATGAAAA gCTTATTCGTTTAATGGAAGAGATCATGAGTGAGAAGGAGAATAAAACCATTGTTTTTGTTGAAACCAAAAGAAGATGTGATGAACTCACTAGAAAAATGAGGAGAGATGG GTGGCCTGCCATGGGTATCCATGGTGACAAGAGTCAACAGGAACGTGACTGGGTTCTAAATG aattcAAACATGGAAAGGCTCCTATTCTGATTGCTACAGATGTGGCCTCCAGAGGGCTAG ATGTGGAAGATGTGAAATTTGTCATCAATTATGACTACCCTAACTCCTCAGAGGATTATATTCATCGAATTGGAAGAACTGCTCGCAGTACCAAAACAG GTCGTTCCAGGGGTAGAGGAGGCATGAAGGATGACCGTCGGGACAGATACTCTGCGGGCAAAAGGGGTGGATTTAATACATTTAGAGACAGGGAAAATTATGACCGAGGTTACTCTAGTTTGCTTAAGAGAGATTTTGGGGCAAAAACTCAAAACGGTGTTTACAGTGCTGCAAATTACACCAATGGGAGCTTTGGAAGTAATTTTGTGTCTGCTGGTATACAGACCAGTTTTAGGACTGGTAATCCAACAGGGACTTACCAGAATGGTTATGATAGCACTCAGCAATATGGAAGTAATGTTCCAAATATGCACAATGGTATGAATCAACAGGCATATGCATATCCTGCTACTGCAGCTGCGCCTATGATTGGTTATCCAATGCCAACAGGATATTCTCAATAA